In one Curtobacterium citreum genomic region, the following are encoded:
- a CDS encoding DUF6891 domain-containing protein, with translation MAFRWWRRRRSEATPDTSTPAPAPAPVAIDPVALAETIDALVLPGFTPFEDVVETVVEVHEDEVDDPETLRPVVERAVRDRWAARLTEQHAWEPGSGQYERLRDAFATLREQGFVTGMAVGVDQADGVAECADARTPDPTAPDGHREWAYVFFHQQDAERLAEPTALLYLAYGAFRPSPDLEPDHVALAEQSADGRAVLGRHSRVSAASAVVAALVDHGLDADWDGQTTQRIAVRIDRWQKPLPA, from the coding sequence ATGGCGTTCCGGTGGTGGCGACGACGGCGCTCCGAGGCGACCCCCGACACGAGCACACCGGCACCGGCGCCGGCACCCGTCGCGATCGACCCCGTGGCGCTCGCCGAGACGATCGACGCACTCGTCCTGCCCGGCTTCACCCCGTTCGAGGACGTCGTCGAGACGGTCGTCGAGGTGCACGAGGACGAGGTCGACGACCCGGAGACCCTCCGGCCGGTGGTCGAGCGGGCCGTCCGCGACCGCTGGGCCGCGCGCCTGACCGAGCAGCACGCGTGGGAGCCGGGATCCGGACAGTACGAGCGGCTCCGGGACGCCTTCGCCACGCTCCGCGAGCAGGGCTTCGTGACCGGCATGGCGGTCGGCGTCGACCAGGCCGACGGCGTCGCCGAGTGCGCGGACGCCCGGACGCCGGACCCGACCGCGCCGGACGGGCACCGGGAGTGGGCCTACGTGTTCTTCCACCAGCAGGACGCCGAGCGGCTGGCCGAGCCGACTGCGCTGCTGTACCTGGCCTACGGCGCCTTCCGACCGTCGCCCGACCTCGAGCCGGACCACGTCGCGCTCGCGGAGCAGTCCGCCGACGGGCGGGCCGTCCTGGGCCGGCACAGCCGCGTGAGTGCGGCCTCGGCGGTCGTGGCGGCCCTCGTCGACCACGGGCTCGACGCCGACTGGGACGGGCAGACCACGCAGCGCATCGCGGTGCGGATCGACCGCTGGCAGAAGCCCCTGCCGGCCTGA
- a CDS encoding FAD-dependent oxidoreductase produces the protein MRVSRTSVAVVGGGPAGVVLGLLVARAGVDVRVVESHHDFNRDFRGDTVHASTIRLLDELGLGDRFRALPQSRLDDFSLPRPDGSRLVLGEFSRLRPPYDHVAMVPQWDLLDLLTTAARQEPSFTITMGTAASDLIVEDGLVTGVHLTPRDGGEPEELRADVVIACDGRNSVLRAAAGLRPRRFPVGFDTWWFRLPRHEDDDATALVPAFTGRDVLLAFPRQGYHQVAYFAPKGSDAALRAAGVEAFRARIARLRPDFADRVEGIRSMDDVHVLDVRTDRLRRWWRPGLLCIGDAAHAMSPAGGVGINLAVQDAVATATALVPALRQGLRGRALDPALRAVQRRRTPPTVVVQTAQRFLHRVVFERAFAGRLQGGPPLLPVLLARWVPPARGLYARAVAFGPLPEHAPAWARR, from the coding sequence GTGAGGGTCTCGCGGACGTCGGTCGCCGTCGTCGGGGGCGGCCCCGCCGGTGTGGTGCTCGGGCTGCTCGTCGCTCGGGCCGGCGTCGACGTGCGGGTCGTCGAGTCGCATCACGACTTCAACCGCGACTTCCGCGGCGACACCGTGCACGCCTCGACCATCCGACTGCTCGACGAGCTCGGGCTCGGCGACCGGTTCCGGGCGCTCCCACAGTCGCGCCTCGACGACTTCTCGCTGCCCCGGCCGGACGGGTCACGGCTCGTGCTCGGCGAGTTCTCGCGGCTCCGTCCGCCGTACGACCACGTCGCGATGGTGCCGCAGTGGGACCTGCTCGACCTGCTCACCACCGCGGCGCGCCAGGAGCCCTCGTTCACCATCACCATGGGCACCGCGGCCTCCGACCTGATCGTGGAGGACGGGCTGGTCACCGGCGTGCACCTGACGCCGCGCGACGGCGGCGAGCCCGAGGAGCTGCGCGCCGACGTGGTCATCGCGTGCGACGGCCGGAACTCGGTGTTGCGTGCCGCGGCGGGACTGCGTCCGCGACGCTTCCCGGTCGGGTTCGACACGTGGTGGTTCCGGTTGCCCCGCCACGAGGACGACGACGCGACCGCGCTCGTGCCGGCCTTCACCGGTCGAGACGTCCTGCTCGCCTTCCCGCGGCAGGGGTACCACCAGGTCGCGTACTTCGCGCCGAAGGGGTCCGACGCCGCCCTGCGTGCCGCGGGCGTCGAGGCCTTCCGGGCGCGGATCGCGCGGCTGCGACCGGACTTCGCCGACCGGGTGGAGGGCATCCGGTCGATGGACGACGTGCACGTGCTCGACGTCCGGACCGACCGGCTCCGTCGCTGGTGGCGTCCCGGGCTGCTCTGCATCGGCGACGCCGCGCACGCGATGTCCCCGGCCGGCGGGGTCGGCATCAACCTGGCCGTGCAGGACGCGGTCGCGACCGCCACCGCCCTGGTCCCCGCACTCCGGCAGGGGCTGCGCGGCCGGGCCCTCGACCCCGCGCTCCGGGCCGTGCAGCGCCGTCGGACGCCCCCGACCGTCGTGGTGCAGACGGCGCAGCGGTTCCTGCACCGGGTGGTGTTCGAGCGCGCCTTCGCCGGGCGGCTGCAGGGCGGGCCACCGCTCCTGCCCGTGCTGCTCGCCCGGTGGGTGCCCCCGGCGCGGGGCCTCTACGCGCGGGCGGTGGCGTTCGGACCGCTGCCGGAGCACGCCCCCGCCTGGGCACGGCGCTGA
- a CDS encoding DUF6264 family protein encodes MTWSNVPGGPPQSSPTGGPHDRDAQQRAEWARGGTTLFPAGRIADRVSTVLLLVFGAVMTLVTAVVGIVALVSATAGCDAATGCSPGGYLGGTAVAVGGAFIVGVATVVLTIGAWLRRRSSWWIAAIGFVLAIAVITWGGVVFADAADGVGTAGTATAAP; translated from the coding sequence ATGACCTGGTCGAACGTGCCCGGCGGTCCGCCGCAGTCCTCGCCCACCGGCGGTCCCCACGACCGCGACGCCCAGCAGCGGGCCGAGTGGGCGCGCGGCGGGACGACACTGTTCCCCGCCGGGCGCATCGCCGACCGGGTGTCGACCGTGCTCCTGCTCGTGTTCGGCGCCGTGATGACGCTCGTCACGGCGGTCGTCGGCATCGTCGCGCTCGTCTCCGCCACCGCTGGGTGCGACGCCGCGACCGGGTGCTCGCCCGGCGGCTACCTCGGCGGGACGGCCGTCGCGGTCGGCGGCGCCTTCATCGTCGGCGTCGCGACCGTGGTGCTGACGATCGGCGCCTGGCTCCGGCGGCGCTCGTCGTGGTGGATCGCCGCGATCGGCTTCGTCCTGGCGATCGCCGTGATCACCTGGGGCGGCGTGGTGTTCGCCGACGCGGCGGACGGTGTCGGGACGGCAGGGACCGCGACCGCAGCACCGTGA
- a CDS encoding HpcH/HpaI aldolase/citrate lyase family protein, whose protein sequence is MAIDDRTTTSTPAPDRRRSVPAEISRSWLLVPGTAADRFERAQRSRADQIILDVEDAVDPAAKPGARQTVASWLAGGGEAWVRINDVTTDFWADDVEELRGLPGLQGVMLAKTESPAQVTDTWHRLGGHTPVIALVESALGIEEATSIARAQGAFRLAFGSGDYRRDTGTSADTMAMACPRSRLVVASRVGDLPGPIDGPTVGSAHAILREQSQVAVSLGLTGKLCLDTEQLPVINEVISPTPTDVAWAQDFLDDFEARGRVIRDGSDLPRLGRAQKIQRLAQAFGVEAR, encoded by the coding sequence ATGGCCATCGACGACCGCACCACCACGTCCACCCCTGCGCCGGACCGGCGTCGATCGGTCCCCGCCGAGATCTCCCGTTCGTGGCTCCTCGTCCCCGGCACCGCCGCCGACCGGTTCGAGCGGGCGCAGCGGTCCCGGGCCGACCAGATCATCCTCGACGTCGAGGACGCGGTCGACCCCGCCGCCAAGCCGGGCGCCCGCCAGACGGTGGCCTCGTGGCTCGCCGGCGGCGGTGAGGCCTGGGTGCGGATCAACGACGTCACGACGGACTTCTGGGCGGACGACGTCGAGGAGCTCCGCGGCCTGCCCGGCCTGCAGGGCGTCATGCTCGCGAAGACCGAGTCGCCCGCACAGGTCACCGACACGTGGCACCGGCTCGGCGGCCACACGCCCGTGATCGCGCTCGTCGAGTCGGCGCTCGGCATCGAGGAGGCGACGTCGATCGCCCGCGCGCAGGGCGCCTTCCGACTGGCGTTCGGCTCCGGCGACTACCGCCGTGACACCGGCACCTCCGCCGACACGATGGCGATGGCGTGCCCGCGCTCCCGGCTCGTCGTGGCGTCCCGCGTCGGCGACCTGCCCGGGCCGATCGACGGCCCGACGGTCGGGTCCGCGCACGCGATCCTGCGTGAGCAGTCGCAGGTGGCGGTGTCCCTCGGCCTGACCGGCAAGCTCTGCCTGGACACCGAGCAGCTCCCGGTCATCAACGAGGTCATCTCCCCCACGCCGACCGACGTGGCCTGGGCGCAGGACTTCCTCGACGACTTCGAGGCCCGGGGCCGGGTGATCCGCGACGGCTCCGACCTGCCGCGACTCGGCCGTGCGCAGAAGATCCAGCGACTCGCCCAGGCGTTCGGGGTCGAGGCGCGGTAG
- a CDS encoding AAA family ATPase yields the protein MTDDEGDANGDVPARGRAVPADGRGEQDDQQVEQGANVVTDEPDRTLRPELQLTSPQAISLGDPRLQAGNAAEPAWDAWRKQLTGVGGVSPLTHFSDHPRTRIELSTTHPGGLAQFITGKTTLLSSLIRDEVALRAARVAAARVEEKGTELATVRGIDAVELGIGMADWTHADEHFRGPVLLRPLAIRRHGRDFEVRLLGEPVLNPGLADALHEQYGVILDAQSFVALAQQDGSFTPNPVIDRLRGLTAHIPGFSVHARLVVSTFAEVASGLVEDTEDLSHPVLDALAGNPSAKWQVEQSYHPVEQTPSDERSPETDTLLLDADDEQENVIAQITAGNSIVVKTLPGTGGTQTIVNALGGLVAANKRVLVVSPRRATLRGIAARFAEVQLPGVAVTPSTLRRDVVRAIARNEKASRPNLREVDDALVRLRKVLTDYRGSLTRVDRHFRVSVLDCLVELSRLSLLPVPPSTTARLSSTSVTSMVEGRSRVAETMVSAANLGEFRYGPDDSPWYGAKFGSSDGAQRAHRTAQDLDADGLPTLLRRAQDLVASTHMRQFTTINELGIYLRLLTEIRDTLDRFLPVVFDRSVAELVAATAPRGEGAPMSSTNRRRLKKLAREYVRPGVHVSDLHEALTRVQQQRVLWQRYVAAGVNPEVPTGIGDVQVLFSNVVQDLARLDEPLGRTSRETQLANLPIDELVPTIARLAEESDVLHNLQERTELMQTLRDLQLEPLITDLANRHVPDTQVPAELELAWWQSALETMLESDRALLGGNTDMLDRVEADFRLVDDAHAAGVSQGLAWQLAENWKVGLVDWPEEATALRTQLKEGAITSRLLQDSAPHLSRSIAPVWLASPYEVAQIADTMPFDTVILVDAGAVTIAETVGAIRRARQTVAFGDPVTQTPSPFRIAVDPDHRALQVDEGTLDALHADSALAKLSTLLPTLSLTRSYRAGGEDLAELVNRRFYGGRIESLPWAGSFLGHGSIAIDYVSDGKAVPDPESGAVESVDAEVDRVVRLVMEHARTRPSESLMVITASAKHAVRVEQAVLTAAQGHKDLTEFVIGDRAEPFIVATLEQSVAQSRDRVVFSIGYGRTPHGRVLRDFGALGKPGGERLLAVAMTRARRSMVIVTCFQPSDIEAERMGHGTVALAEILAEVRARTTAEYVPDDSDPLLVDLARRLEMRGIPVALGHRGKLGLVAAHGGVCVTIETDASLVRGSLRESLRLRPEVLRRLGWHYVRVHAFQLFSDPDRVADTVASVLGVDRGATQEISIPPIPARR from the coding sequence GTGACCGACGACGAGGGCGACGCGAACGGCGACGTCCCCGCGCGCGGCCGCGCCGTGCCCGCCGACGGCCGGGGGGAGCAGGACGACCAGCAGGTGGAGCAGGGAGCGAACGTCGTGACGGACGAACCGGACCGGACCCTGCGGCCGGAGCTGCAGCTCACGAGTCCGCAGGCGATCAGCCTGGGTGATCCGCGCCTCCAGGCCGGCAACGCCGCGGAACCCGCGTGGGACGCGTGGCGGAAGCAGCTGACCGGGGTCGGCGGCGTCAGCCCCCTCACGCACTTCAGCGACCACCCGCGCACCCGCATCGAGCTCTCGACCACCCACCCGGGTGGCCTCGCGCAGTTCATCACCGGCAAGACCACCCTGCTCTCCAGCCTGATCCGCGACGAGGTGGCGCTCCGCGCCGCCCGCGTCGCCGCCGCCCGGGTCGAGGAGAAGGGCACCGAGCTCGCCACGGTCCGCGGCATCGACGCGGTCGAGCTCGGCATCGGCATGGCCGACTGGACGCACGCCGACGAGCACTTCCGCGGCCCCGTGCTCCTCCGCCCGCTGGCCATCCGACGCCACGGCCGCGACTTCGAGGTCCGTCTGCTCGGCGAACCCGTCCTGAACCCGGGCCTCGCCGACGCCCTGCACGAGCAGTACGGCGTCATCCTCGACGCGCAGTCCTTCGTCGCTCTCGCGCAGCAGGACGGCTCGTTCACGCCGAACCCGGTCATCGACCGGCTCCGCGGCCTGACCGCGCACATCCCCGGCTTCTCGGTGCACGCGCGCCTGGTCGTGTCGACCTTCGCCGAGGTCGCGAGCGGCCTGGTCGAGGACACCGAGGACCTGTCGCACCCGGTCCTCGACGCCCTCGCCGGCAACCCGAGCGCCAAGTGGCAGGTCGAGCAGTCGTACCACCCGGTCGAGCAGACGCCGTCGGACGAGCGCAGCCCCGAGACCGACACGCTCCTGCTCGACGCCGACGACGAGCAGGAGAACGTGATCGCGCAGATCACGGCCGGCAACTCGATCGTGGTGAAGACCCTCCCCGGCACCGGCGGCACGCAGACCATCGTGAACGCGCTCGGCGGGCTCGTCGCGGCGAACAAACGCGTCCTCGTGGTCAGCCCGCGCCGCGCGACCCTGCGGGGGATCGCCGCGCGCTTCGCCGAGGTGCAGCTCCCCGGGGTCGCCGTCACGCCGTCGACGCTCCGCCGTGACGTCGTCCGCGCGATCGCCCGGAACGAGAAGGCGTCCAGGCCGAACCTCCGCGAGGTCGACGACGCCCTGGTCCGGCTCCGCAAGGTCCTCACGGACTACCGCGGTTCGCTGACCCGGGTCGACCGGCACTTCCGCGTCTCCGTGCTCGACTGCCTGGTCGAGCTGTCCCGGCTCTCGCTCCTGCCGGTGCCGCCGTCGACGACCGCGCGCCTGTCGTCCACCTCGGTGACGAGCATGGTCGAGGGGCGTTCGCGCGTCGCCGAGACCATGGTCAGCGCGGCGAACCTCGGCGAGTTCCGCTACGGGCCCGACGACTCGCCCTGGTACGGCGCGAAGTTCGGCTCGAGCGACGGGGCGCAGCGGGCGCACCGCACCGCGCAGGACCTCGACGCCGACGGGCTGCCGACGCTGCTCCGGCGCGCGCAGGACCTCGTCGCCTCGACGCACATGCGGCAGTTCACGACCATCAACGAGCTCGGCATCTACCTCCGCCTGCTCACCGAGATCCGGGACACGCTCGACCGCTTCCTGCCCGTCGTGTTCGACCGCTCGGTCGCCGAGCTCGTCGCCGCCACCGCCCCGCGCGGCGAGGGCGCCCCGATGTCGTCCACGAACCGGCGCCGGCTGAAGAAGCTCGCGCGCGAGTACGTCCGCCCGGGCGTGCACGTGTCCGACCTGCACGAGGCCCTGACCCGCGTGCAGCAGCAGCGCGTGCTCTGGCAGCGGTACGTCGCCGCCGGCGTGAACCCCGAGGTGCCCACGGGCATCGGGGACGTCCAGGTGCTCTTCTCGAACGTCGTGCAGGACCTCGCGCGCCTGGACGAGCCGCTCGGCCGCACATCCCGCGAGACCCAGCTGGCCAACCTGCCCATCGACGAGCTCGTCCCCACGATCGCGCGCCTGGCCGAGGAGTCCGACGTCCTGCACAACCTGCAGGAGCGCACCGAGCTCATGCAGACCCTGCGCGACCTGCAGCTCGAGCCGCTCATCACCGACCTGGCGAACCGCCACGTCCCGGACACCCAGGTGCCCGCCGAGCTCGAGCTCGCGTGGTGGCAGTCCGCCCTCGAGACCATGCTCGAGTCCGACCGGGCGCTGCTCGGTGGCAACACCGACATGCTCGACCGCGTCGAGGCGGACTTCCGGCTCGTCGACGACGCGCACGCCGCCGGGGTGTCCCAGGGTCTGGCGTGGCAGCTCGCCGAGAACTGGAAGGTCGGTCTCGTCGACTGGCCGGAAGAGGCGACCGCACTCCGCACTCAGCTCAAGGAGGGCGCGATCACCTCGCGCCTGCTCCAGGACTCCGCGCCGCACCTGTCCCGGTCGATCGCGCCCGTGTGGCTCGCATCGCCGTACGAGGTCGCGCAGATCGCCGACACGATGCCGTTCGACACGGTCATCCTGGTCGACGCCGGCGCCGTCACGATCGCCGAGACCGTCGGTGCGATCCGTCGCGCCCGGCAGACGGTCGCGTTCGGCGACCCGGTGACGCAGACGCCGTCGCCGTTCCGGATCGCCGTCGACCCCGACCACCGCGCCCTGCAGGTGGACGAGGGCACGCTCGACGCCCTGCACGCCGACTCCGCGCTGGCGAAGCTCTCCACGCTGCTGCCGACCCTGTCGCTCACGCGGTCGTACCGCGCCGGCGGCGAGGACCTCGCCGAGCTCGTGAACCGGCGCTTCTACGGCGGCCGCATCGAGTCGCTGCCGTGGGCCGGGTCGTTCCTCGGGCACGGCTCGATCGCGATCGACTACGTCAGCGACGGCAAGGCGGTCCCGGACCCCGAGTCCGGCGCCGTCGAGAGCGTCGATGCCGAGGTGGACCGCGTCGTCCGGCTGGTCATGGAGCACGCCCGCACCCGGCCGTCCGAGTCGCTCATGGTCATCACGGCCTCCGCGAAGCACGCCGTCCGCGTCGAGCAGGCGGTCCTGACGGCCGCGCAGGGACACAAGGACCTCACCGAGTTCGTCATCGGCGACCGGGCCGAGCCGTTCATCGTCGCGACGCTCGAGCAGTCGGTCGCCCAGAGCCGCGACCGCGTCGTGTTCTCGATCGGCTACGGGCGGACGCCGCACGGCCGGGTCCTCCGCGACTTCGGGGCGCTCGGCAAGCCGGGCGGGGAGCGCCTGCTCGCCGTCGCGATGACCCGTGCGCGCCGCTCGATGGTCATCGTCACGTGCTTCCAGCCGTCCGACATCGAGGCCGAGCGGATGGGGCACGGCACCGTCGCGCTGGCCGAGATCCTCGCCGAGGTCCGCGCGCGCACCACGGCCGAGTACGTGCCGGACGACTCCGACCCGCTGCTCGTCGACCTGGCGCGACGCCTCGAGATGCGCGGCATCCCGGTGGCGCTCGGGCACCGCGGGAAGCTCGGCCTGGTGGCCGCGCACGGCGGGGTCTGCGTCACGATCGAGACCGACGCGTCGCTCGTCCGCGGGTCGCTCCGCGAGAGCCTGCGACTCCGTCCCGAGGTGCTCCGTCGACTCGGCTGGCACTACGTGCGTGTGCACGCCTTCCAGCTGTTCTCCGACCCGGACCGCGTCGCGGACACGGTCGCGTCGGTGCTCGGCGTCGACCGCGGGGCCACCCAGGAGATCAGCATCCCGCCGATCCCGGCCCGCCGATGA